The bacterium (Candidatus Blackallbacteria) CG13_big_fil_rev_8_21_14_2_50_49_14 nucleotide sequence GTGTGGACAGCAGAGATCGAACCCATGGGCAATTTTCCTATTGAAATAAGCCTTTCCCGTTTAGCATACGAAAGTGTGAAAAACAGGTCAAGAGCAAGGTGCTTCTAATTTACTTATTGCTTCCAAATTTAAATCAAAGCTTGTCGTTTGCATTCTGCTTCCAACCAGGCAAAACGTTCTGAAATGCTTTTCAAGATTGCTTGTTTGGCCTGTGCATACTCCTCAAAACGCTCGGCATTTCCACGCATTTCACTGATCTCAGGGTATTGGCGTTCACAGAGGTAGTGTAAATAATTGACGCAAACTCGCTCCAATACACGGGGGTGGGCTTGTGCTGAAATATACTCTGCTTCTGCAAAGAGATCATCAAGGCGCGCAGCTTTTTCGCGCTGCTTCGTATTGTGAAAGCGGCAGGCTTGTGCAATCAGCGTCTGGGGGCTGAAGGCCGTGAAGCGAAAGGTATAAACGGGTGTGTCTGGCATAGGTTTTCCTCTTGGGAACTCTTTTCAGAATAATACAGTTTCTTGAAAGTGGGGTTTTGCACAATGATTTTTTTACTGAGGGGGGGTTGGGACTTTACTTTGTATTATAAAGTAGTTTATTATTATTTTAAATTACTTTGTTATATAAAGTTCTTTAGGAGTTTAATCATGGAATCCCCTCCCCCCCTCTCTCCCAATCTGGGTTGGCAGGATCTTCTGCAATCCTGGCGTCGTTTGCGTGCTTCGATTACGTTTAAATTGTTTTCCATGCTGTTCTTATTTCTGCTCTCTATGATTCCTGTGGCTTTTGTGCAGGGCCTGGTGCATGAGCGTGAAGGTCTGCAACACAGTGCGACTGAAGAGATCAATCGAAAATGGGCAGATCCGCAGACGCTGACAGGGCCGATTCTCACGCTTCCCTACCGACGTGAAATTCTGATGGATAAGGGCAAAACCAAAACCACAATTGAATACCTTCATTTTTTACCCCAGCAGCTCACCGTCAACGGTGTCTTGAATCCTGAAATACTTCACAGGGGGATTTACACCATGACGGTTTATACCTCAGATATTCAGCTTGAGGGTAAATTTTCGCCGAATCAGTTTCAGCATTTACCGGTTGAAGCCCAGAATCTGCTCTGGGATCAGGCCTTTGTTTCAACGGGTATTTCAGATTTACGCGGAATTAAAGAAACGGTGACTTTAAATTGGGCTGGTAAGCAGCACGCTATGGATCCGGGCACGGTCACCGATCATCTTTTTACTTCTGGGATTCATACCCCTGTGCGCTTGACTGAAAACGTGAGTAAAAAAACGCTTGCTTTTCAAATGCGTTTGAAATTGAAAGGCACCCAAAAGCTTTTCTTTGTGCCTGTGGGACAGGAAACCACGGTCAAGCTCAAGGCTCCCTGGTCGAATCCCAGTTTTGATGGCGCATTTTTGCCCGATGAGCGCAAAATTGGGGCCCAAGATTTTACGGCCAGTTGGAAAGTTTTACACCTCAATCGTAATTTTCCGCAGCTTTGGAATGGCAAGCAATACAGTTTTGAAAATTCCAGTTTTGGGGTTTGGTTGATTCAACCTTTGAATCATTACCACAAGGTTTTGCGTTCTGTGAAATATGCTCTGTTTTTTATTGGCTTGACCTACCTTACCTTTTTCTTTGTCGAGATTTTGACAGGGCGTATGGTTCACCCCCTGCAGTATTTGCTGGTGGGTTTTGCGCTCTGTGTTTTTTATACCTTGTTGCTTTCGATCTCAGAAATTCTGGGCTTTGAAAAAGCCTATCTGATTGCTGCCGCCATGACGATTGTCTTGATTACGGCCTATGCCGCAGGATTTTTGCGCAGTTGGCCTTTAACGGTTGTGATGGGAGGGATACTAAGCGCGCTTTATGGTTTTATCTATGTGATTATCGACCAACAGGATTACGCGCTTTTAATTGGCAGCTTGGGTCTCTTTGGCGTTTTGGCGCTGGTGATGTTTTTCTCGCGGCGGTTGGAACCCGCTCTTCCAAACGCAAGCGTCGAACTCAGCTGAGTTTTGGCCCAACTGATAAAAGCCCCCGGAATTTCCAGGGGCTTTTTGATGTTTTTGCGGTTTTATTTATTTTTAATCGCGGCGCCAGTGAAACCACCGACAGCCCCCAGAGCTGCGCCCAGAGCTGCGCCTCCAGCCAAGGTTTTTAAATCGAGGGCTTTGCCGCTTTTGACACTCAAAGCTGTCAGTGCGACGGCTCCTGCAACAGCACCAGTTGCTGCACCTGCCATGGCGCCTCCTGATTTGCTATCTGCAACTGCACCGGCAACAGCGCCACTGAGTCCGCCAATAGCCATACCGGCCATGGCGCCTCCGCCTGCATTCAGAGCAGAAAGCAGAACACGATGGAAAGCTGGAGCGTCTTTTAAACCAGCAAAGGTCATGATGCCTACGCCGGTGGCGGCAAGCAGACCGGTTGCCTGAGCACCCGTTACAGCACCTGTTAACGTATTGGAGAAGGTATCCAAAGCGCCTTTGGTTTCGGCTTTTGCGGGAGCGGGTTTTTCTGTTTGGGGGGCTACCTGTTTGGGAGCACTGGATTGAAGCATAACGGCGGTATTGTTGATTGCTTGAATAGACATTTTTAATTTCCTCTACGCGGGTTTTGATAGTTTGATTATCCGCAAGCGGCCTTCATTTCTGACGTAAAGAAAATTAACTGTGATTTAAGCTTGCATGAATTTCTGGTGATTATAATCCGCCTGAAATTTCAAAGGCCTGGCCGGTGATGGCGGCTGCTTGAGGGGAAACCAGGTAATTGACCATTTCTGCGACTTCTTCGGGCTCTATCCATCGACCGAGTGGAACCGCACGCAGTTCTTCTTCTTCAAAGAGCTCGGCAGGGAGATCATAGTGCTCTGC carries:
- a CDS encoding cell envelope integrity protein CreD; amino-acid sequence: MIFLLRGGWDFTLYYKVVYYYFKLLCYIKFFRSLIMESPPPLSPNLGWQDLLQSWRRLRASITFKLFSMLFLFLLSMIPVAFVQGLVHEREGLQHSATEEINRKWADPQTLTGPILTLPYRREILMDKGKTKTTIEYLHFLPQQLTVNGVLNPEILHRGIYTMTVYTSDIQLEGKFSPNQFQHLPVEAQNLLWDQAFVSTGISDLRGIKETVTLNWAGKQHAMDPGTVTDHLFTSGIHTPVRLTENVSKKTLAFQMRLKLKGTQKLFFVPVGQETTVKLKAPWSNPSFDGAFLPDERKIGAQDFTASWKVLHLNRNFPQLWNGKQYSFENSSFGVWLIQPLNHYHKVLRSVKYALFFIGLTYLTFFFVEILTGRMVHPLQYLLVGFALCVFYTLLLSISEILGFEKAYLIAAAMTIVLITAYAAGFLRSWPLTVVMGGILSALYGFIYVIIDQQDYALLIGSLGLFGVLALVMFFSRRLEPALPNASVELS